The Rhodothermia bacterium genome segment TTGAAGGCTCAAAGGAAAAAAATCCTTTTATGAGGATTAAAGTACGCCTCCATTTTTTACCCACCGTTTAACGTCTGCTATGCCTATCTCTCATGAACAAGTGCAAAAGGCCCAACCATTAGCGGCGGCATTTTTCAACCGACATCCGCTTGAAGTTGCACCGGATTTGATTGGGAAAACGGTGGTCTTTTGGTCGCCAGAGGATGTGTTGCTTGCCGGAAGAATTGTAGAGACAGAAGCCTATCGTTGGGATGAGGCGGGTTGTCATGCGTGGAAAAATGTACATCCAGATGGAAAATTGCGAGATCCAAGCCTCATCTCGGCGGCTCTTTTTGACCGTCCCGGAACGAGTTATGTATATATCAGCTATGGCCTACATTGGATGCTCAATGTGGTTTGTGAGCCGGAGGGTATCGGGGGCGGCGTCTTGATTCGGGCTATTGAACCTGTTTTGGGCGTAGCGGCAATGCAGAAAAACCGAGTTGGCGTCAAAAATCCGAAAGATTTGACTAATGGGCCGGGTAAGTTGTGTCAAGCCTTAGGTATAAATGTTTCGCATCATCGTAAATCCCTTCAAGAAAAACCTTTGATACTTGCGGAAAGTTTAGACGAAGTAGCGCCACACATTGGGCATTCTACGCGGATTGGCTTGGCAAAAGGCATGGGAGACGACTTGCCTTGGCGCTTTTTTGAGACCCAAAGCCGCTTTGTGAGCAAAGGCAAGGTGAGCCACTTTTAAGGTGAAATGGCCGTACAAAACCATTGTTTTTTCGTGGTGCATTAAACATTACCACGTTGTAAAGTGGTTATCTTAAACGTTTCAACCATAAAACAACCAAAGTTTCATGCCGGCTCCTATAAAGACTTCCGAACAAATTCGACAAGCGTTTTTGGATTTTTTCGCCTCTAAAGACCACCTCATTGTCCCCAGTGCGCCCTTGGTTCCGAAGGACGACAATACCCTCATGTTCATCAATTCTGGTATGGCGCCTTTTAAGAAGAGTTTCTTGGGCACGGAAAACCCACCATCGTCGCGTGTGGCGGATACGCAGAAATGCTTACGGGTTTCCGGAAAACACAATGACTTGGAGGAAGTAGGGGTGGATACTTATCACCACACTTTGTTCGAGATGTTGGGGAATTGGTCTTTCGGCGACTATTTCAAGGAAGAAGCCATTGCATGGTCTTGGGAATTGCTCACCGAAGTTTGGGGGCTGGAGCCAGATCGCCTCTATGTGACGATCCACGAAGGAGAAGCCAAGTGGGGCTTGGAGGAAGACTTGGAGGCGCGTGAAATATGGAAAAAACAAAAAGGACTTAATCCAAACCACATCCTTTTAGGCTCCACCAAAGACAATTTTTGGATGATGGGGGATACTGGGCCTTGTGGGCCTTGTTCCGAAATTCACTATGATGGTCGGAGCGATGAAGAGCGCCGCGCCATTCTGGGCGAGACCTTAGTGAACAACGACGATCCTCGTGTGGTGGAAATCTGGAACAACGTTTTTATCCAATACAATGCCCTGCCGGATGGCAACCTCGAAAAGCTCAAAAACCGTTTTGTGGATACGGGCATGGGGTTTGAACGTATTGTCCGAACGATCCAAGGGAAAGACTCTAACTACGATACCGATATCTTTGCCCCACTTTTTGCAAAACTCTCGGCACTCTCGCCCCGAACAGAAATCCTTGGCTACGACCAAATTGAAGGGATAACGGCAGATGAGCGTGAGCGCATCAGAATTGCCATGCGGGTGATTGTGGATCATATCCGTACTATTTCGTTTGCGATTGCAGATGGCGCATCCCCCGGAAACGATGGACGTGGGTATGTGATTCGCCGGATTTTGCGTCGTGCGGTACGCTATGGCTACCAGACGTTGGGCTTTAGGACGGCTTTTATGTGGCAATTGGTGGAGGCCTTGGTACAGAAAATGGGCACAGCCTTCCCCGAAATCGTGCAGCAACGGGCTTTTATAGAACGGATTATTAAAGGTGAAGAGGAATCTTTTTTGCGCACGCTTAAGACAGGGATTGACCTTTTTCAGCAAACCGCAGACCGCGACGGAAAGATAACGGGCGAGGCTGCATTCCTCCTGCACGATACATTTGGTTTCCCGATTGACCTGACCGAATTGATGGCACGCGAGGCCGGATTGGCCGTAGATAAAGCGGGTTTTGATGCCGAGATGCAACAACAAAAAGACCGGGCACGGGCTGCTGCCAAGTTTAAGGTGGATCAATCCAAGGTGGATGTCTGGCAACTTATAGGCGAGGACGCCCCCGATGAATTTGTGGGATATGACCAATTATCGGTTCCGAATACCAAAATAAAGGCCATGAAAACCACAAAAGATACTGCTGGTAATCCCTTATATTATATTGCCTTAGTACAAACACCGTTCTATGCGGAATCCGGTGGACAAGTGGGAGACACAGGTACGCTTACGGTGAATGGCGAAATAGTGCAAGTTTTGGATACCATTAAGTTGGATGGCCGAATTGCGCACCTCGTGGATCGGTTGCCCGAACATGCGGATGCGCCCGTAAATGCAGTGGTGGATGCCGAACGACGGGGCCGCATTGCCGGACACCATACCGCCACACACCTGCTTCACTTGGCCTTGCGCGACCAATTGGGGGCGCACGTTCAACAAAAAGGCTCGCTCGTAGCACCAGACCGCTTGCGCTTTGACTTTAGCCACTTCGAGAAGGTGACAGATGCTCAACTCCGGAGTCTCGAAACCCAAATTAATGCGTTGATTCGGGAAAACCTGCCGCTACAAGAAGAACGCCAAGTCCCCATTTCCGAAGCACAAGCACGAGGGGCGATGGCCCTCTTTGGCGAAAAATATGGCGACGAGGTACGGGTCATTACATTTGGCAAATCCGTAGAACTCTGTGGCGGGACGCATGTGGATGCCACCGGAAAAATTGGGATGTTTCGCTTTGTTTCTGAAGGCTCCGTTGCATCTGGCATTCGTCGGATAGAAGCCTTGGTGGGAGAGGCCGCACTTGCTTTGGTTCAATCGGAATTGGCGGAGTTAGACGCCATTCGGGGCTTACTAAAGTCCAAAGGATCGGTGGCGGATGAGGTCGCTGCTTTGCAAGAAAGCCTGAAAACCGCTGAAAAAGCAACCGCTGCGCTGAAACTGCAAGGCTTGGCTGCCCAGTTGGAGGCACTTGTGACCAAGGCCATCGAGGTAAAAGGGATGCGGTTGGTAACGGGCAAGATCGAAGGTGCTGATGGGAAAACATTGGGTGAGTTGGCACAATTGCTACGGGATAAATTGGGGAACAATGCCGTATCGGTAATTGGTGCGCATGATAGCGAAAAGGTTTTTCTGGCCGCAACGGTCTCGGATGATCTGGTCAAACAAGGTCTCCAAGCCGGAAAACTCATTGGACAAGTGGCCAAACAAGTTGGCGGTGGTGGTGGTGGACGTCCGCAGTTGGCAACAGCAGGTGGTAAACAGCCAGAGAAGCTCGATGGTGCGCTTGCTACCGTATCGGAATTGCTGTAAGAACTTGTTTTTTGATGATGATCGGCAATTGATCGTTTTGGTGTAAAATTGCTGAAGTTCCATATTGGTTGCCGTGCCAAAACGTACCAAATACGTCTTGAACGTAAGATCGTTTTTTTTCTTGGCGGCGACTCTTTTAAATTATTCTTGGTGAACATCACGTGCGCAAGATCATTTGTTCCAGCGTAGCTGCAGGCCAATTTTTACCGTAAACAAAGCATTTACAGGTGTTTTTCCTTATTTAACCCGTCAGTCATCGTGAATACCCATATATATGATAAACTCTTAGCGATTCGGGCCGAAAAAGGAACTGGATTTATTGTTTTAATTGATCCAGATGCCTTACCACCCGAAAGAATGTTGCAGTTCTTACAGGATTGTGAAGCCGCTGGAACGGATGCCCTTTTTTTGGGAGGTAGCCTTATGCACGTCCCTTGGATGGATCGGTATGTCCAGATGCTCAAACAACATACCTCTTTGCCGATTATTGGTTTTCCGGGATCACTCACTCAGATTTCGGGGCATTTGGATGCAATGCTTTACCTTTCCGTCATTAGCGGGCGGAATCCCGACTATCTTTTTGGTCAGCATGTTTATGCCGCGCCTATTTTGCGCAAATTAGGTTTGGAGGCCATCTCTACGGGATACATGCTCATTGAAAGTGGCGCTTTAACCTCGGCACAATACATGAGCAATTCCATGCCATTGCCCCGAAAAAAAACCAATATTGCCGTTGCAACGGCGCTTGCTGCCGAAATGATGGGCATGAAACTCTTAATGACCGATGCAGGATCGGGCGCAGACGATCAGGTTCCTGTCGAGATGGTAAGCGGCATTGCGGCCTCTGTTTCGATCCCGCTTTGTGTGGGCGGTGGCATACGGACGCCGAAAATGGCAGAATCGCGGGCAATCGCGGGAGCCTCTTTCATTGTGGTTGGCAATGCCTTTGAAGACCGAGCAGACCCATCGTTCATCGCAGAAATGGCTATTGCAACACACGAGGGTGGCCGAAAGCGGCTGCTTCAGACGGTTTAACCCTTTATGTTATCGGGCGTTTTCACCAAATCAATGACCAAAATAGGGGCAATTTGGTTGCTCGTGGGTATTGCAATTGGCCTACGTACCTTTTTTAGCACAACGGGAATGGCTTCGGGGGATGGTGTTTATTATTTAGAAGCAGCGCAAAACTTATTATTGGATCAAAAATTCCGGATCACAACATTGGGTATTGGCCAAACCTTACCGACAGATGGATACGACCCTTTCACTCTTTGGCCCATCGGTTATCCTACCTTAATAGCTGTTTCCGCCTTTCTGACGGGCCTTCCTGTTTTTTGGGCTTCCAAACTTTTGGGATGGATTCTTGCAGGTTTTTCGCTCTGGGGTTTTCGGCGATTGGCTCCAGACGAGTCCTCAACCTTAAGTGGGACATTGCTTTTTGCGACGCCATTACTACTTTTTTCGTCCACGATGAGTGAACCGGCTTTTCTGACGACACTCATCTGGTTTGTGTATTGGATACACCAATTTATCCAGACGCAACACAAAAAAGCACTGTTTTGGGTGCTGATGTGTGCCATTTTGCTATTTTTATTTCGGTATGTAGGTATTTTTGCGGGCTTGGTGTTGCTTCAGGTGTTATGGAAAATGCGACGTGATCACGCCCCAAACTTCAGGTCTTTATGGGCGGTGGTGTTTATCTGGAGTGGGTTGGTTTTGGGCTATGCCATTTGGAACCATTCACGGTCTGGGGCTTTCTCCGGCATGAATCGCTACACTGGTATTCCACCAGAGACCATACAAGTACTCCTTTCTTGGCTGAAAGGATTTGGTGTGGTTTTTTTACCTTTGGTTACTGACCGAATACAAGGAGCCATGTTTTTGTTTTTGGTTGGCTTACAAATTGTTATTATGGGATTTTCTTTTAGAAGTCCATCTCTCAAGCAGCCTCATCATACAGCACCAAGTCCCATACGGAGTGAGGCGACTTTGGTACATTTGTTGTTCAGCACAGGATTACTTTACCTGGTGGTCATGACGGTGGCGCGGTGGAATCACGTACTTTGGCTCCAGCAATACAGTTTCTATATGGAGCTTTTTGCCCCTGTTTTTTGGCTATGGATACCCGCCATCCTCCTCAAAGTCCGCTGTTATCCACGATGGTACTCGCGGGTGAAAAAAGCCTTCTGGGCAACGGCTATCACTTCCTTCCTGATTTATGCACCTTTGTGGGCCATCAAGCAGGTCTATGAAAACAACCAGTCTTACCCAACTGCCGCTGAATGGGCACTCAACTCGGCAAAAGACCTGCCGAAAGGCAGTGTTGTATTGTTCGGAGATGCCCACTTGAACTACCTCCGGCCCGATTTAATCCGGCTTGAGCCTCCTTCAAAACCGTTGTTTGCCCGGCCAGCAGGATACAATGCAACGGTCAAACATATCGGAAAAACGTATCCTAACCGGCCTATCTATATCTTTATGAATACAAGGTTTAACAATATGAATCCTGATGATTTTGTGACCAACCAGTGGTTTGATTCTTCCTTTGTTAACCGGAATAAGAAAGCCGCCCCAAACACGAAACTGCGCCTTCGTTAGCGCACACATTGCCCCGCCGTTCGTAAAACGGTATCTTGTAAACCACGCTTTTTAAACCCTTACGAAACGGAATGGAACGTCTTTTTCTTTTAGATGGCATGGCTTTGGCTTATCGTGCCCACTTTGCCTTTGCAACCCGTCCTTTGATCAACAAAAAAGATATGGACACAAGTGCCTGTTACGGCTTCGTGGGAACCATGCTCAGCCTGATCGAGCGGGAAAAGCCTGAACATATTGCAGTGGTAATGGATGCACCCGGGCCAAATTTCCGCGACGAGATTTACGAAAAATACAAGGGACATCGCCCACCGATGCCAGATCCGCTGCGCATCGCTTTGCCCTTTATTAAGGACTTGGTGAAGGCATTCGATATTCCGATGCTCGAAATTCCGGGCTACGAGGCCGATGATGTGATTGGAACACTGGCCAAACGAGCAGAGGCAGAAGGCCAACATGCCGTTATTGTCTCGCCGGACAAAGACTTCCGACAACTCTTGGGGCCGGGAGTTTCTATCCTGCGTCCTACCCGAAAAGACGAAGAGTTTGACTGGATTACGGAAGAAAGATTCCGAACTGAATATGGCTTAGCGCCTGTTAAGTTTATTGATGTATTGGCGCTATTGGGCGATACTGCCGATAATGTTCCGGGTGTGCCCGGCATCGGCGAAAAAACAGCACCTTCGCTCATCCAGCAGTATGGCTCTGTCGAAAACCTCTTAGACCATGCCGCCGAAGTCTCCGCAAAACGGGTACGGGAAGGCTTGTTGAACAACCGTGACCAAGCCATCATGTCCAAACTCTTGGTGACCATACATACCGAAGTTGCGCTTGATCTGGACTGGCAAACGCTCATCCGGACGAAGCCCGACATGGAGGAAATCGGGCGGCTATTTGATGAATTGGAGTTCGGAAAAACCCTGCGTGGACGCATCCACCGATACGCACAAACCTTCACTCCGACGCCAGCCGGGAGCCAAGCGAACCTTTTTGGCGGTTTTGATCTCCCGACATCGGGTTTAACCGATATTTTAGTCCATACCGATGAGTTTAGTTTTGACGGGGAAAAAGTGCAATATCATCTCCTTTCCGATTCGGCAGCACAACGTGTACTTGGCGAACGCTTGAACCAAGCGACCGAGTTCTGTTTTGATACCGAAACGACCGGAACGGATGCCATGCGTGCGGAATTGGTGGGCTGCTCGGTCTCGCTCGCAGAAGCTGAAGCCTTTTACTTGCCAACCTTAGACGAAACCGCAACACAGGCGGTACTTGCTGTACTTAAACCCGCCTTAGAAAACCCAAACATTACAACGTGTGGCCAAAATGTGAAGTACGACTTGTTGATGATGAAACGTTATGGTATTAACCTGAAAGGTCCCATTTTTGATACGATGGTGGCGCATTTCCTGCTCAGTCCAGATGGGCAGCATGGTTTGGATGCCATCAGTATGGAGGTCTTAAACTATAAAAAAATACCAACTTCGGCACTCTTAGGCGAGGGAAAGAAAAACCAAAAAACCATGCGCGAGGTTCCGGTAGAAGACGTTTCTAACTATGCCTGCGAAGATGCCGACATCACGCTCCGGCTTGCACAGCACTTGCGTAATCGTCTAACGGAAGAAGGCTTAATGCCGCTTGCCGAAGAAGTGGAAATGCCCTTGGTTCCGGTGCTTGCCCAAATGGAAGCCAATGGGATTTTGGTGGATGTAGAGGCGCTTAAAGAGTACTCGGTGCAGTTGGCCGCAAAGTTGATTGAGATGGAACAGCAAATTTACATCTCGGCTGGTGGGACGTTCAATATTGGCTCTCCAAAACAACTGGGGGAAGTCCTATTTGATCGTCTAAAATTGCCAAGTGGAAAAAAAACGGCCACTGGACAGTACTCCACCGATGAACGGGTGTTACAAGAGTTGGCTGTAGAGCATGATTTGCCAGCGCTCATTTTGGATTGGCGTAAATTCTCTAAACTCAAAAGCACCTATGTGGACGCCCTACCGACGTATGCAAACCCCGCCACAGGACGTATCCATACGAGCTTTCACCAAACGATTGCCGCCACCGGACGTCTGGCCTCCTCCAATCCCAACCTGCAAAATATCCCCATTCGGTCTGGCGAAGGACGCGAAATCCGCCGTGCGTTTATAGCCTCTCCAGGTCATGTGTTGCTCTCGGCGGACTATTCGCAAATTGAACTACGCATCATTGCTCATATGTCCAACGACGAGGGTCTAAGCGAGACGTTTAGGCGGAACGACGATATCCACACCGCCGCTGCTGCACTCATTTTTAAAGTAAATCCCGAAGACGTAACCCGTCTGCAACGAAATCGTGCCAAAGAGGTGAACTATGGCATCCCCTACGGAATTTCTGCCTTCGGACTTTCCCAGCGGATGCGGATTCCACGAAGCGAGGCCCAATTTTTGATTGACGGGTATCATGCAAGCTATCCGGGGGTGGCTAAACTTATCTTGAACCTCATCGAAGAGGCGCGGAAGAAAGGCTATGCCGAAACCCTCAAGGGACGCCGCCGCTACCTGAAAGACATCCACGCTACAAATCGGCAACTGAGACAAGCCGCAGAACGGGTGGCGGTGAATATGCCTATCCAAGGGTCGCAGGCGGATATGATTAAAATTGCCATGATCCGGCTCCAAAAAAGGCTCGAAGAAGAAAACCTAAAAAGCCGCATGGTGCTTCAAGTACACGACGAATTACTTTTTGAAGTGCCTGAAAATGAGGTGGATTATCTGAAAACCATTGTTCACAAAGAGATGCAAGAAGCATTGCCCCTTTCTGTTCCCGTAGAAATTGGGATGGGTGTAGGCGAAAATTGGTTAGACGCGCATTAAATCCGATAGGTGGTTGCCGAGAGAAAAAGTGTATAAGTCTTTTATCATCAAAACGTTGTAAGCCATAAAACAGCGTGCGTTAAGGGTTAATTGTGCTAAGGGGCGGTTAAATTTTACACTGCTACCAAGATCACGCTACTACCTCCTTATTGTTCTAATCATCACGATAGCTTTTAGATCGGAAAGCCATGCGCTACAATCCCTAAATCGTGTTTTGCCCGCGCTTCAGGACTAAAGTCGTTTGTGGTGGCTGTTACAGAAAACCCCACGCTGAAGCACCTGGTTAATTCCAAACCGGAAAGCATGATGTGGAAATATTGCTCGCCTGAATAAAGACCTAAAGCAAGCAAGAATAATGCTTAGTAAAACAGTAAGGTTCTCCCTTAGCGCTATACATTATGCGATATTAACTCTGTCCTTCAATGGGGAGCTAAGAACACTCAATAACAAAAAGGTTTTAGCCCTGAACGATCACCCAGTGTGTGCTGTGTGTTGGAAATGACTTTCTATGATGATGCTGGGGTTGTGCAAAAGTTGTTCTAAAGAAAAAAGCGATAACTCTTTTTACACAGCCCGAACATATTTCTATGGGCCGCGATAGTTGGCTGAGTGTAGCTAAAACTCGTCAGATTTTTCTAAGGGCCGCCTTACCATCCGAGACGGATGTAGAAAATTTCGTGATTGCGCAATTTGGTAAAAAAGTAGATGAATCTCAATGAGCTAATTCATTTAATCACAATAGTTTAAAACCCGTAAATCACGTTAAAACAAGAAGATTTGTCGCTTTTGATGGCGGTTAATCGTCAAAAATACGTCTGTATTCACATGGGATTCAAGAAAACGGGTTTGACGTTCCATATTTTGACAATCTGATGATAGAAACCCACCGACTCTTGAATCAGGCATTAAATAATACTTTCTTAAAAGCCTTTTTAGGCAGTACACTTTTTTGTTAGATACAAAATGATGTAGATTGTAGAACAAGAAATGTACTTTTAGCCCTTAACCCGTTCTGGACATAAACGCTTTTAATATGCCATCTAACGGAACGATAAACCTCCGACGCGGATTCGACATTAAGTTGGAGGGAGTTGCCCCAAAAAAACTCACTGAACTCCCCATTTCGGCCTTGGTTGCCGTTCAACCGCCAGATTTCCTGCACGTCACACCGAAAATGGTGGTCAAGCAGGGCGATGAAGTCCAAGCTGGCGCACCACTTTTCCACGACAAAGACCATCCGGAAGTGTTCTTCACGTCGCCAGTGAGTGGCGAGGTGGTGGAAATTGTACGCGGTGAAAAACGACGGATTTTGGAAGTACGCATCCTTGCAGATAAAAATGCAACCTCTCGCGCGTTCCCAAGGGCCAATCCGGCCACGTTGTCGCGAGAGCAGGTGGTGAATCGCTTGTTAGACAGTGGTGCGTGGGTGTTTATCCGCCAACGCCCCTATTCCTTGATTGCCCGCCCAACCGAAACCCCGAAAGCCATTTTTATCTCGGGTTTTGATTCCGCGCCACTTGCGCCCGATCTGGGATTTATGCTGGAACATGCGGGAAGCAATTTTCAAACGGGTTTAGACGCACTTGCTAAACTGACCAATGGCAAAGTACATCTTGGATTGCCGACCAATGCGTCATCGGTATTACAACAAGCACAAGGCGTAACCCAAACAGTCTTCAATGGCCCACATCCGGCTGGTAATGTTGGGGTGCAAATCCACCACGTTGACCCTATCAATCCGCAGGAGGTGGTCTGGTACATTCACGTACAAGACGTGGTGAATATCGGGCGCTTGTTTGCTGAAGGGGTGTATCGTCCGGAGCGGATTGTTGCGCTTACTGGCACCGAGGCCACCGAACGTGGGTACTTCCGAACTATTCAAGGGGTTCATCTAAAAGAGTTGCTCCAAAATCGGGTAAATACCGATAATGTCCGTTTGATACAAGGTAATGTGCTCACCGGACATAAAACCAACAGCAATGCCTTTTTATCGGCGTATGCGCACCAAATTACCGCCATTCCTGAAGGCAATGAATATGAGTTTATGGGTTGGCTTACACCCGGCTTTAATAAACTTAGCCGCTCTCGTACCTTCTTCTCTTGGCTCAATAAGAACAAGTCCTACCGCTTAAACACGAATACGAGGGGCGAGGAGCGTGCCTTTGTGGTCACAGGTGAGTATGAAAAGGTACTGCCTATGGACATTTTGCCCACCTATTTGCTCAAGGCCATCCTCGCAAACGATATCGAAAAAATGGAGCAATTGGGCATCTACGAAGTTTCGGAAGAAGACTTTGCCCTTTGTGAGTTTGTTTGTACCTCTAAAATTAATGTTCAGAAAATCATTTCTGACGGTTTGGAGATGATTCGCAAAGAAGGGTAAGCCCAACACATTCAACCTACAACAAAAAAATACGTGAAAGCACTCCGTAATTTGTTAGACAAAGTTCAGCCCAACTTTGAAAAAGGCGGGAAATTAGAAAAATTCCATGCCGCCTATAACGCCATCGAGACCTTTTTGTTTGTACCCAACCATACCACCCATGGCGGGGTACATGTTCGGGATGCGGTAGATCTGAAACGTACCATGTTTACCGTAATTATCGCCCTGCTCCCTACCTTGGTCTTTGGCATGTGGAATACTGGGTATCAGCACTACCAAGCCTTTGGTATGGAAAGCAGCCACATAGATAACCTCTTGTTTGGTCTCATCAAAATAATGCCTTTGATCATTGTCTCGTATGGCGCTGGTCTTGGGGTAGAGATTTTGTTTGCCCAAATGCGTGGCCATGCTGTGAATGAGGGCTACTTGGTAACGGGTATGCTCATCCCGCTCTCCCTCCCTGTAACCACGCCATTGTGGATGGTAGCCTTAGCAGCCATTTTTTGCGTGGTTCTGGGAAAAGAAGTCTTTGGTGGAACAGGGATGAACTTCATGAACCCAGCACTTTTGGCACGTGCATTCTTGTTCTTTGCTTTTCCTGCATACCTGAGTGGTGAAGTCTGGGTGGACTTAACGCCAGAAGCAGGTCGTGCAGTGGTAGATGGGTATTCTGGTGCAACAGCGCTTGCCGTTGTGGATGCCAATTATACCGCGACACCCTCGGCATGGGACATGTTCATGGGTTTTGAAAAAGGCTCTATTGGCGAAACCAGCACCTTGATGATCCTTATCGGGGCTGCATACCTCATTTTTACGGGTGTCGGTAGTTGGCGAATTATCGTCTCGGTTTTTCTGGGGGGGTACCTGATGGGCTTGTTCATGAATGTCCTTGCTCCGGCAGATGCGCCTACGCATATCATGCACGCACCAGCCTATTATCACCTCATCATGGGGGGATTCGCCTTTGGAGCGGTTTATATGGCCACAGACCCCGTTTCGGCGGCCCAGACAGAGGCGGGGAAATGGATTTATGGCCTTCTGATTGGCGCCTTTACCGTAACGTTGCGGGTCTTTAATCCGGCTTATCCCGAAGGGATGATGCTAAGTATTTTGTTCTTTAACGTGTTTGCTCCGTTGATAGACCATTTTGTGGTTCAACGTAACATCAATAAACGATTAAAACGTGCACTCCAATAATTACACCTTCGCCTTTGCGGCTATTCTTACAGTAATAGCTGCTGTACTCCTTGCATTTGCCTCGGAAGGTTTACGCCCTCAACAAGAAGCAAATGTCGCACTTGAAAAACGTTCCGATATTCTTCGGGCGGTTCATGCAAAGCCAGAGAACCCAAAAGACGTGGTTTCTTATTACACAAAAAGTGTGGAAGAGACAGTTGTCCATACAAATGGAGAGGTCATTTCGGGCATTAAGGCATTTGACTTGGTTTTGAAAGATGAGTACGAAAAACCAGAACAAGACCGCCAACTCCCGTTGTATGTGTATTCCGGAAAAGACGGTAAAAAATATTACATCATTCCGCTACATGGTGTAGGGCTTTGGGGACCGGTTTGGGGATATGTCTCCGTTAAAGACGACTTTAAAACCGTTTATGGTGCTGTTTTTGACCATAAAGGGGAAACACCCGGTTTGGGGGCGGAAATCTCAACGGAAATGTTTCAAAAACCATTTGAGGGAAAAACCATCTTGGATAAGGACAATAATTTTGTATCGGTTCGGGTGGTGAAAAAAGGCCAAATGACAAGCATTGCCGCAGAACACGTCGTAGATGGTATCTCCGGCGGAACCATAACCTCGAATGGTGTGGATGCCATGTTGCAGAAGTGCCTCAAGCCTTATCTTCCCTACTTTGAAAAACTTAAAACCAAAACCAAGGGATAAACCATGAGTGCAGAGGTTCAAACGCCTGTAAAACAGGCTGCGCCCAAAGAGGCG includes the following:
- the nqrC gene encoding NADH:ubiquinone reductase (Na(+)-transporting) subunit C produces the protein MHSNNYTFAFAAILTVIAAVLLAFASEGLRPQQEANVALEKRSDILRAVHAKPENPKDVVSYYTKSVEETVVHTNGEVISGIKAFDLVLKDEYEKPEQDRQLPLYVYSGKDGKKYYIIPLHGVGLWGPVWGYVSVKDDFKTVYGAVFDHKGETPGLGAEISTEMFQKPFEGKTILDKDNNFVSVRVVKKGQMTSIAAEHVVDGISGGTITSNGVDAMLQKCLKPYLPYFEKLKTKTKG
- a CDS encoding NADH:ubiquinone reductase (Na(+)-transporting) subunit B, with the translated sequence MKALRNLLDKVQPNFEKGGKLEKFHAAYNAIETFLFVPNHTTHGGVHVRDAVDLKRTMFTVIIALLPTLVFGMWNTGYQHYQAFGMESSHIDNLLFGLIKIMPLIIVSYGAGLGVEILFAQMRGHAVNEGYLVTGMLIPLSLPVTTPLWMVALAAIFCVVLGKEVFGGTGMNFMNPALLARAFLFFAFPAYLSGEVWVDLTPEAGRAVVDGYSGATALAVVDANYTATPSAWDMFMGFEKGSIGETSTLMILIGAAYLIFTGVGSWRIIVSVFLGGYLMGLFMNVLAPADAPTHIMHAPAYYHLIMGGFAFGAVYMATDPVSAAQTEAGKWIYGLLIGAFTVTLRVFNPAYPEGMMLSILFFNVFAPLIDHFVVQRNINKRLKRALQ
- a CDS encoding Na(+)-translocating NADH-quinone reductase subunit A; the protein is MPSNGTINLRRGFDIKLEGVAPKKLTELPISALVAVQPPDFLHVTPKMVVKQGDEVQAGAPLFHDKDHPEVFFTSPVSGEVVEIVRGEKRRILEVRILADKNATSRAFPRANPATLSREQVVNRLLDSGAWVFIRQRPYSLIARPTETPKAIFISGFDSAPLAPDLGFMLEHAGSNFQTGLDALAKLTNGKVHLGLPTNASSVLQQAQGVTQTVFNGPHPAGNVGVQIHHVDPINPQEVVWYIHVQDVVNIGRLFAEGVYRPERIVALTGTEATERGYFRTIQGVHLKELLQNRVNTDNVRLIQGNVLTGHKTNSNAFLSAYAHQITAIPEGNEYEFMGWLTPGFNKLSRSRTFFSWLNKNKSYRLNTNTRGEERAFVVTGEYEKVLPMDILPTYLLKAILANDIEKMEQLGIYEVSEEDFALCEFVCTSKINVQKIISDGLEMIRKEG